The sequence TCGATCGCATCCCACAGGAGAATCGCGTACTCATCGGCCAGGCCCGGGTAAAGGGCCATGGCGTGGGTGCAGACAACGAACTCGGCGCGGAAATCGCCGAAGAGGACATCGACGAGGTACAGAACGCGATCGATCAGATCCCGACCCACGAGGTCGACGCGTTCCTGATCGTCGCCGGTATGGGTGGCGGCACCGGTTCCGGTGGCGCACCCGTCCTCGCAAAACACCTCAAACGGATCTACACGATCCCCGTCTACGGGCTGGGCGTCCTGCCCGGAACGGACGAGGGTGGCATCTACACCCTCAACGCGGCCCGCTCGTTCCAGACGTTCGTCCGTGAGGTCGACAACCTGCTCGTCTTCGACAACGACTCCTGGCGACAGACCGGCGAGTCCGTCGAGGGCGGCTACGACCAGATCAACGAAGAGATCGTCCGACGCTTCGGGATTCTCTTCGGTGCCGGTGAGGTAAGCGGTAATCAGGACGTCGCAGAGAGCGTCGTCGACTCCTCGGAGATCATCAACACGCTCTCGGGCGGCGGCGTCTCGACCGTCGGCTTCGCGAGCGAGGGCGTCGAACTCAACAGCGGCGGCGGCCTCCTCTCCCGCTTCACGGGCGACGACAGTGGCGGCGACGGTCTCGACGCTGCGAACACGACCAACCGCATCACGAGCCTCGTCCGCAAGGCCGCCCTCGGCCGGCTCACGCTCCCCTGTGAGATCGAGGGAACCGAACGCGCGTTGCTCGTAGTCGCCGGCCCCTCGGAGTACCTCAACCGGAAGGGCATCGAACGCGGCCGCAAGTGGCTCGAAGAGGAGACCGGCAGCATGGAAGTCCGCGGCGGCGACTACCCGCGACAGGAACCGGAAGTCGCCGCGACAATCCTGCTCTCGGGCGTTACCAACGTCCCGCGCATCAAGCGTCTCCAGCAGGTCGCCATCGAGGCACAGGACAACATGGAGGACATCAAAGCCGAGAGCGAGGAGAACCTCGAGTCGCTGGTCGACGACGGCGAAGACGAACTCGAGCCGCTGTTCTAGACGCTCACAGCACCGAACCGACGGACGGCGACGACAACCGTCGTGTCGGGGGGCACGAATCGGTTGTTCTCTGTGGTGGACGCGACCGTACGGTCGAGTAGCCCAACCAAGTCGACGTTCTTTTGCCACGTCGGTCGATACTCCGGACAGATGGAGGTTCTCGTCCCGTTCGCCGCCGAGAGGCCGAAAACCCGCCTCGAGCCGGTGCTCTCGGCCGAGGAACGAGCGGCGTTCGCGCGGGTGATGCTCGCCGACGTCCTCGAAACCGTCACCGAGACTGGACACGACCCGGTGGTGCTCTCGACGGCACCGCTCGAGGATCGAGCGGTCGAGTCGGAGAGGCTGTCGCGAGAACCGGAGGTCGATCCGCGCGGAACCATCGAGGGCATCGACCCGCAAATCGTGATCGACGATCGATCGCTCTCGGCGGCCGTCGGCGGCCGTCTTCCCGGACCGGGTGACGATCCCGTCGCCGTGGTGATGGCCGATCTCGCGCTGGTGACACCTGTGTCACTCGAGACACTGTTCGAACCGCTCGTGGGTGACGGACCTCGAGGCGAGTCCGTCCCGGACGTCGTCATCGCGCCGGGCCGTGGCGGCGGGACGAACGCACTCGTCGTCGACCACCCCCAGTTTTCGGTCGACTATCACGGCGCGTCCTACCGTGACCACGTTCGGATCGCCCGCGAAGCCGGCGCGACTGTCGAATCCGTCGACTCCTACCGGCTGGGGACGGACGTCGACGAGCCAGCGGACCTGGTCGAAGTGGTACTCCACGGCGAGGGGCAAGCCGCTGCCTTTCTGGATGCACTCGGCTTCGACCTCGAAACGGGCAGTGGCCGGGTTACCGTCGCTCGAGACAGTGGTCCGATTTAGCTGAAAGGGAGGGCGCTAAGCCCCCGTCCTCAAGGAACCTGTGGTAGCAGGCGAGTAGGGCGGAGTAGTTCACCGAACGCCGGTCCCCGGCCGATCGAGTCCAGTGAGATCGATCTCGCCGTCAGGCATCGGGACGCCCTCGAACGGATCGTCGGCGAGCAACAGCGCACCGTCGAGATCCGCGTAATCGAGCAACGGCGAGAGGTGGCAGGCCGCAGCGATCGAGGCGTTCGACTCGAGCATACAGCCGCCCATCACCTCGAGGCCGTGGGCGCGGGCAGCGTGGACGAGACGGATCGCCTCGCGGATGCCACCGCACTTCATGAGTTTGCAGTTGACGACGTCACAGCGGTCGGCGATCCGGGGGACGTCTGCTGCTGTGAGACAGGATTCGTCGGCGACGATCGGGAGTGACGAACGCTCGAAGACCTCGCGCATGCCCGTCGGGTTCTCGGCTGGCACGGGCTGTTCGACGAGCGTTACGTCGAAGTCGGCGAGCCAGTCGATCCGGGTGATCGCGTCGGTCGGCGTCCACGCCTCGTTCGCGTCGACGAACAGCCGGACGTCGGGCGCGACCGACCGAATCGTCTCGATGATCTCACGGTCGCGGTCGGTTCCGAGTTTGACCTTGAGCGTCCCGAAGCCGCGGTCGACGGCTCGCTCGGTCTTCTCTCGCATCGTCTCGAGGTCGTCGATGGCGATCGTGTACGACGTCTCGAGGGCCTCGGCTGGATCGAGCCCCAGATAGCGATAGAGCGGTACCCCGAGCTGTCGGGCAACGAGATCGTGACAGGCGATGCTCACCGCCGTACGGGCCGCGGGGTTGGCCCGAACGGTTTCGCGCATCCGACGCTCGATCCGCTGGAGGTTGTGGCGATCGTCGACCTCCTCCACGGCTGCGAGAAGATCCGGGAGGACCGCCTCGACGGTCGCCGGCGTCTCCCCGTAGTGGGCCGCTGGTCCTGCCCCGCCGATACCCACGTTCCCGTCGTCGTCTTCGAGCCTGACGGTCACGACCTCCGCCGTCTTCTGGGTCCCGCGGGCGATCGTAAACTGGTCTTCGAGCGGAAGCGAGCGCCGTTCGAACGAGTGGCTGAGTGTCATCGTGGTCACCTCAGCAGACGGCCTCGAGGACGGTTTCGGGATCGAACCGGACCACGTCGGTCGCCGGCGCGCCGAGTTCGTCGGCGTAGTCGTCGATTGCGGCTCGAGCGGCGTCGCCCTCGAGCCCGGCGGTGTTCAGCGCACCGGCGACGACCTCGGCCTCGCTGACGGGATCGGCGAGCGACTCGTACTGCTCGACGTAGTACTCGATCGGGGGGAGCTCGAAGGAGTCGTAGCCGTGGATCACCTCCCGGGTCGGGTCGTGACAGATGACGAGCCGATCCGGCATCGAGCCGTGGAGGATCGCACAGGTCACGCCCGAGTACGCCGGGTGAAAGATGCTGCCCTGGCCCTCCACGAAGAGGTAGTCGTGCTCGTCGCCCGCCTCGAGGATCATTTCCTCGACGGCACCGGCCGCGAAGTCGCTGATCACCCGGTCGACGGGAGTGCCCCAGCCCTCGATCATGATCCCCGTCTGGCCAGTCGGGACGACGGCCGCATCGTAGCCGGCATCGCGTGCAGCCCGCGCGAGTTCCATCGTCGTCGTCATCTTCCCGACCGAACAGTCGGTGCCGACGGTGCAGATCACCTCTGCGTCGACCCTGTCCGCAACGCCCTCGGCGACGGTAAGGTCTTCGGGTGGTTTTCTGACGTCCCTGAGTTCACAACCGTTCTCGTCGGCCAACCGAACGAACTCCTCGTCCGCCGAGAGAAACGTGTGGAGGCCCGCGATCACGTCACAGCCGTACTCGAGGGCCGTCCGGACGTCGTCGCGCCAGCTGTCGTCGAACCCGCCGCCGATGGGCGCGATGCCGATCACGAGGGCGTCGACCGCGTCGGACTCGAGGTCGTCCATGCCAGCGACGATCGGGGCGTCCTGGACGTCCGGGAGGTACTCGGCTACGCGACTCCCCGCGTTCGCCCGGTCGAGGACCGCGATGACCTCGTCGTCTCCGTACCGGAGGATTCCCTGTGCCGTCTTCGCACGCTCTGGAAACTGTTCGTGAGCGAGAAGTGCAACGCGCATACGAACACGTCGGTCGGGAGGGACGTAAACGCTACCGACAGTCACCGTGGCTGGAACACAGCCTAGAGGACGTAACAATCGGTGGTCCAGAACGACCGTTCGGCGGCCTCGAGCGCCGACGTCGGGTCGCCGGTCGCGTCGACGGCCGCAGTCGCTGCCGGCTCGAATCCGGCCTCCTCGACGAGGGTTTCGACGACACCGCGCTGGCCCGTGAGGTACAGCGGGACGTCACCCACGTCGCCCCGGACCGCCGCGATGGCTTCTGCCGCACGCTCGAGGTGGGCGTCGATCTGTTCGTCGCGAATGCGTTCGAACCGCGCCTGCGAGAAACCGCCCTTGGAGTGGGATCCCTTTACGTCGCTCTCGAATCCACGGGAGTCGAGCCGTTCGTCGTCCTCGTAGACCCCGACAGCGAACAGGTCGGCCCGGACCACCGCGAGAAGGTGCTCGTCCGTCGGCAGGAACCACTCACGCTCGAGAACGAATCGGTCGTCCCAGGTCGGCTCGAGTACGGGTCGTACTGGCGGATCGAGCGCGACCGCGAGCAACCCTGCGTCGTCGACGTAGCACAGGCAGGGCGCGGCGTCCTCGAGCAGGACGAGACGGTCGTCAAGCAGGTCTTGAAGCGAGTGGTCGAGGTCGCTCACCCGCTCGTCGTCCTCGAGAACTGCCGTGAACGATCCCTCGGGGCCGGTCCGGACCGACGCCAGCCGATCGACGACGGCCTCGAGTTCGCGCCCCCGGAGGCGGTCCCGGCGACGGTACTCGAGTCCGCGGTCGTCGTCACGCTCGCGCTCGAGTTCGCCCTCGAGCTGGGCGATGCGATCCTCGAGCCGGTTGATTCGACGATCGGCCTCCTGCTTGGCCGTCGTCGCCTCGGCGCGGCGCTCTTTCTCGGCCTCGTAGCGCGACTGGAGCCGGTCGGTTTCCTCCTCGAGTTCGGCGATGCGGTCTTTGAGTGACGCGCGGCCGAGCAACTCGTCGACGTCGAACATCCGATCGAAACGGTGCGGGGAATCCACTTCTAGGTTCCGGCGAACTGTCACGCAGTGACGACAGGGGAGGAATTTCGATCGCGCTGGTCGGTCTACCCGGCCCGATACCCCGGGCCCCAGCCGTCGTCGTCTTCGTCGTCTTCGTCGGCTGGGCGACCTAACGCGTCGGCAGTGACGCCGCCGGCGTACTCGAGCAACTGTCTGGCCCGTTCCCGCCGCGCCAGAAACACTTCCTGCAGCGACGGCGGGTTGCGAACGTCGGTTCCCTCGAGAAGCGAGGTCGGAACCGCGAGGGTGTTCGCCGGCACCGATTCGTCGCCGTGGACGGGGAAGTGGTGGGACTCGAGTTTCATCACGAGTGGCGTATCGAGTCGCTCGAGTCCCTCGCCGGTGGCGTACACTTCCTCGTTGATCAGTTCGTGCTGGTCGCTGTGCATCAGTGCACGGTCACCGTCGGTGGGGGTGACGTAGAGACGCCCGAGGTAGTAGCTTCGGGAGAACACCTCGAACATGGTATCACATATCACGGGCTGGAACGGGATAACTATTTGCAGACACAGTTATGCCGTCGTCCTTTCAGCGTTCTTTTCTGACTGTCTCGTGAGTCGACGACACGTGTGGGGTGACTGTCCCAGCACGTTGTAGCCGGGATGGCCAGTTCGGACGACCCCGGTCAAAACGGCTCGAGAGCCGCCCGTGAACCGTCTCGACCCGTCTCGTCGCTCGATCCGGTTCGGTAAACGGTCCAAACGAATATTCGACTTTTTAGGGACGACGCGATACGTTCGAGTCGATGACACCGACCCGGACGATCGTCGTCCTCGTGATGGTCGTCGTCGCCGGGATCGCGCTCGCACCGGCCGTTGCGAGCGCTTTCACGTCCGGAGACGCGACCGAGGGGGGAAGTGAGGGGCTCGTCGCCGACGTAGGTAGCGACGGTAGCGAGAGTGACAGTGAGCCAGCCGAAAACGCGAGCCAGGACGATACCTCCACGGACGAACAGGGGCCGACGAACGCGTCCGGGCCGAGTCTCGCAGCGTTCATGCAGGCGAGCTCGGCGGACGTCGAACGGTCGGTCGAATCCGGGATGCGCGACGCGGCATACGAATCCGCAAGCGACGAGGAACGGGCGTCCCTCGTCACCGAGCGAATCGACTCCCTCGAAGAACGGCTCGACGAACTCGAGGAACGAAGCGAGGAACTCGAAGCCGAAGAGGACTCCCACGCCCGACGGCAGGGACAGCTCGCGCGACTGTCCGCCGAAATCGCATCGCTCGAGCGCGAGATCGAACGGGTCGATCAGCAGGCCGACACCGCCGGGGCCGACGACGAGCGGCTGGAAACGCTTCGGTCGAACGCGTCCTCGCTGTCGGGCTCCGAGGTTGCCGAGGAGGCACGATCCGTCGCCGGGTTCGACGAGCATCCGGGTGGTGGTCAGGCGAACGCGTCCGGTGGGCCACCGGGACAACCCGGAGCGCCCGGACACGACCGGGGAGAGGGCCCACACTCGAGTGACGACCATCCCGGACAGGGCCAGCAGTCAGGTGACGACCATCCCGGACAGAGCCAGCAGTCAGGTGACGACCAAAATGTCGCTGTCGGCACCGGTTCCAGTTCTGACGTCGGAGATCGTCCCGGACAGGATCGCCAGGAACGCCAGACCGGGGCGGAATCGGACGAACCACCGGGACAGGCGACCGATCGCGGTCACTCCAACGAGAACGAAGCACGGAACGACCGACGGGGTGGCGCGTCGGACGATCGGGGTTCTGGGTCCGACTCCGAGCGGGGAACGGATGCGAGTGACGATGCAGACGCCGATGACGACGACAGTGTCAGCGATGACGAAGGTCGTGATGACGCCAGCGACGACTCGACAGACGGTGAACGGAGTGACGCCTCCGACGAGAGTACCGACGAGGGTGGCGAAACCGATACCACCGGTCCGAACGACCGGGCTGGCGGACCGCACGAAGCGCCTCCCGGTCGATGACGGATCAGGCGGCTTGCGTTATGATGGGGCAGATACACCGGCGAGCAGACACGCTTTTGAGCGCTGACGCCATATCGTCGCTCGATGGACTCCGCCGCGTTACTCGATCTCCTCGGCAACGAGAATAGGCGGCGCATCCTTCGCCTGCTCGCACGGAAACCCTGTTACGTCACCGAAATTTCCGAATACCTCGGCGTGAGTCCCAAGGCCGTCATCGAACACCTGCGAAAACTCGAGGAAGCGGGCCTCATCGAGAGCCGGGTCGACGACCAGCGCCGAAAGTACTTCCACATCGCGCGGAACGTCCGTCTCGAGGTGAACGTCTCGCCGTACGGCTTCGCGAGCAAGAGTGCCTACCCGTCGAACAACAGCTTCGACATTACGACCTGTCGGCACCTCTCGCTCGACGTGACGTGTGACGACCTCGACGACCTCGACGAACTGCTCTCGACACTCGAGGACCTGGAGCAACTCGAGAACGAGCTTTCTCTCGCCCAGCGCTGGGTTCAGGGGCGACTCTGTGACGTCCTCGATCAGTTCTCTGAGACCGTTGGCGGCGGTCCAGAGAGCCGGATTTACGCGGACGTGCTCTCGAGTGTGCGCACGGAGCCGAAGTCGATCGGCGACCTGAGTCAGGACGTCGAGGTTCCACGCGAGATCGTCGCCGACGTGCTCGAGTCGATGGCCGACCGGGGAATCGTCAGGCGAACCGAGCGCGGCTGGGAGCTGACGACCAGTTCCTGACGGCGCTGGGCTCCGGGACAGAGATCTGGGCGAATCTCGAGCGCCGATACAGTCACGCTCACGAAGACTCGAGTGGAGAGCGATGTGACTCGAGCGAGACGCGGTCTCAGGAAGGTGAAAGACGTAGGGGGTGTCTTTGGTTCGGGGTGTGTCGAAAGGCAACAGACGCGCGTCTGTGCCTCGTCACAGCCTCACGCGTTGTTCATTCGCTGGCTCGATCGGTTCCCACAGCGCTGGCACTCGCACACCCGGTAAGGTTCACGGGAGAACTGGGCGTTCTCCTCTTTGGTGCTCTCGGTTCGAATCTGGACGGACACTTCGTGGAGCGTCTCGAGGTCGCAGTCTTCACAGTATTCAGTTAACCCATTGAATGAGTCATCTGTCGTTGCCATTACCCGGTTACTTTCGATAGGGGTATCTTAAATGCACTCGTTATATCGAACATTGAGTCGAGAACTCGGCTGGAAGAGAGAGTCCATCAGACCCAACGAGACAGTTTATCGGCCCCTCTCAGATCGTTTCAGCCGCGAGTATCGAACGTAACCACTGGTTACCTCTCTGGTAGACATGACATCTCAACGCTTTTCATGCCGCGGAGCGACCCATCGGGCATGAAATACGCACGATTCCGAGACCCGGCCGGAGCCGTTCGCCGAGGTAGCGTCGAGGACGGTCAGGTCCAGTTCGCGAACGACACGTACGATCTGTCCGACGACGCTATCGACGTCCTTCCACCATGTGAGCCCTCCAAAATCGTCTGCATCGGCCGAAACTATGCAGACCACGCCGCCGAGATGGGCTCGGACCTGCCGGACCGACCGATGCTCTTCCTCAAGCCGCCAAACACCGTTGCGAGCCACGGCGACACGATCACCGTCCCCGCGGGTAAAGAACGGATCGATCACGAAGCCGAAATCGGCGTCGTCATCGGCGAACAGTGTCGACACGTCTCCGAAGCCGAAGCGATGGACGTCGTCGCCGGGTTTACCTGCGTCGACGACGTCTCGAACCGCGACGACCAACAAGAGGAGCGAAACTGGGTCCGGGGAAAGGCCTTCGACGGCGCCGCACCGCTCGGCCCCGTCCTCGCGACGCCCGACGAAGTTCCCGCCGACGCGACCGTACAGACGCGAGTCAACGGCGACCTCCGACAGGACGGCTCGAGAGAGCAACTCATCTTCTCGGTCCCCGAACTGATCGCCGAGATCACCACCTTCCTCACCCTGGAACCCGGCGACGTGATCGCCACGGGAACGCCCGAGGGCGTCGGTCCGCTCGAGGACGGTGACGACGTCGAAATCGAGGTCGAAGGCGTCGGCACGCTCGAGCACAGCGTTCGAAAACCCTGAGTCTGACTCGCCTTCTCGCTCACTCGACGGTAAACAGGTGCCCGTCTGTCGGGACGTCGAAGAGGCCGATTCGCGCCCCCGCATCGAGCCAGGCGTGACCGTAAGAGAACGACGCCAGCGCGTTCACGAGATCGCCGTTCTGTTGGAAGTGACGCCCGTCCTCGAGGTACGAGTCGGCCATCTCGTAACAGTCGGCTGCGGCCTCGGCCATCGGGGTCCCCTCACGCGGCGCGATCGTCGCCGCCTCGAGCGCCTCTGTGAGTAACGATCCGTAGCGATCCGTCTTCTCCTCGAGATCGGCAGCCATATCGTATCGTCGGCGGGTTCGATCCTAAATCCGTCGGAGCCAGTTCCGGTGTCAGGCCACGTATCAGCCTCACAGCGAGGGTGATCAGCGTTCAGATACGAGACAGCGTACGTTACTGCAGGGAACGCAAGTCGTATACCGTTTCTTCCCCAACGCAGGTGTATGAGTGAGGAGCCACGCGTGGAAATATATACGAAGGAGAACTGCTCGTACTGTGACGAGGCGAAGGCCCTCTTCGACGAGAAGGGCATCGAGTACGCCGAATACAACGTCACCGGTGACGAGGAACGGTTCGAGGAGATGGTCGAACGTACAGGCGGGCGCAAGCGGGCCCCGGAAGTGTTCGTCGACGACGAGCTGATCGGCGGCTGGGACGACACCAGCGCACTCGAGGAGACGGGCGAACTCGACGAGAAACTGGGCCTGGTCACCGACGGCGGCGAGGACGTCGTCGAACACCGGAAACTGATCATCGCGGGAACGGGCATCGCGGGACTCACCGCAGCGATCTACGCCGGACGTGGTGACAACGATCCGCTGGTTATCGAGGGCGACGAACCCGGTGGCCAGCTCACCCTGACGACAGACGTAGCGAACTACCCCGGCTTCCCGGAGGGAATCAGCGGCCCCGAGCTGGTAAACAACATGAAAGAACAGGCCCGCAAGTTCGGTGCCGACCTGAAAAACGGCATCGTCGAGTCGGTCGATGCTGATCAGCGACCGTTCCGCGTCGAGTTGACCAACGGCGACGTCTACACGGCCGACGCGATCATCGCCGCCTCGGGGGCCAGCGCCCGCACCCTCGGTATCCCCGGCGAAGACGAACTGATGGGCTACGGCCTCTCGACGTGTGCGACCTGTGACGGCGCGTTCTTCCGCGACGAGGACATGCTCGTCGTCGGCGGCGGCGACGCCGCGATGGAGGAAGCTACGTTCCTCACCAAGTTCGCCGACACCGTCTACATCGCCCACCGGCGCGAGGAGTTCCGCGCCGAACAGTACTGGATCGACCGCGTCCACGAAAAAGTCGAAGCGGGCGAGATCGAGATCATGAAGAACACCGAACTGATCGAGATCCACGGTTCCAAGGAAGAGGGCGTCGACCACGTCACCCTCGTTCGCAACGACAAGGGTCACCCGACCGACCGCCTCGACGACCCCGAGACCGAAGAGTTCGACTTCGACGTCGGCGCCGTCTTCTTCGCGATCGGCCACACGCCCAACACGGAGTACCTCGAGGGCACGGGCGTCGAGATGGACGACGAGGGCTACCTCCGAACCCAGGGTGGGTCCGGCGGCGGCCAGACCGAAACCGACGTGCCCGGCATCTTCGGCGCCGGCGACGTCGTCGACTTCCACTACCAGCAGGCCGTCACCGCTGCGGGCATGGGATCGAAGGCCGCTCTCGACGTCGACGAATATCTGGAGGATCTCGAGCGAGCGTCGACGAGCGAGGCCGAGGCAGCGGCGGCCGACGACTGATCGTCTCTCCGTCCGAAATCTTCAGCGTTCTCAGACGGTTTCGGGGAGCCACCCGCCGTCGATCTCGAGATTCTGTCCGCTGACGTAGTCGCTGTCTGCCTCGAGGAAAAACAGGAGCGCCTGAACGAGGTCGTCGCAGGACGCCGGTCGGTCCCGTGGTAGTTCGTCCGGGAACTCCGCCGAGTTCTCGACGACGTACGGGGAAATGACGTTGACCGTGATGCCGTCGTCCTGTGTGTCTGCAGCGAGCATCCGGGTAAACTGGATAACACCGCTCTTGGCGACGAAGTACGGGAAGTTCTTCGGACTCGTCAGTCCCTTCTCCGAGGAGGCGTAGCCGACGTTGACGATCCGGCCGTATCCCGCCTCGCGCATTGCGGGTAGGGCCCGCTTCGAGCAGAGGTAGGTCCCATTGAGGTTGGTCTCGAGCACCCGGTTCCAGGTCTCGAAGTCGATGTCTTCCCAGTGGCGGGGAGCGAAGTCGCCGACGTTGTTCACGAGGACGTCGACGGTTCCGAGTTCGGCCTCGACCGCAGAGAAGATGCCGTCGACGCTCTCTGGGTCGGTCACGTCGCCCTGGACGGTCATCACTTCCGGTGCACCGCGGTCACGTGCTTCGTCGGCTACCTCACGTGCTTCGTCGGCGCTCGTGTGGTAGTGTACCGCCGCGTTCGCGCCACATTCGGCGAGCGCGAGCACGAACGCGCGACCGACGCCACGTGCGCTGCCCGTGACGAGCACCGTCTGCTCAGAGAGGTCTGGGTCGTCCATACGGGACGTATTGGCGCGAGCGGAATATATGCTGTCGCTGAGTGTTCTCGCTGTCGACGAACGACGAGATGTGTCACCGTCAGCCGCGACGAACGGGACCAGCACACAGTCACTGCCGTGGAGCGTGGATTTACAATAGTAGGGAATCGTAGTAGTCCCTATGCAACTCGACTCCGTACTGCTGGCAGTAGGTCCAGGCG is a genomic window of Natrarchaeobaculum aegyptiacum containing:
- a CDS encoding Vms1/Ankzf1 family peptidyl-tRNA hydrolase; the encoded protein is MFDVDELLGRASLKDRIAELEEETDRLQSRYEAEKERRAEATTAKQEADRRINRLEDRIAQLEGELERERDDDRGLEYRRRDRLRGRELEAVVDRLASVRTGPEGSFTAVLEDDERVSDLDHSLQDLLDDRLVLLEDAAPCLCYVDDAGLLAVALDPPVRPVLEPTWDDRFVLEREWFLPTDEHLLAVVRADLFAVGVYEDDERLDSRGFESDVKGSHSKGGFSQARFERIRDEQIDAHLERAAEAIAAVRGDVGDVPLYLTGQRGVVETLVEEAGFEPAATAAVDATGDPTSALEAAERSFWTTDCYVL
- a CDS encoding DUF1611 domain-containing protein → MRVALLAHEQFPERAKTAQGILRYGDDEVIAVLDRANAGSRVAEYLPDVQDAPIVAGMDDLESDAVDALVIGIAPIGGGFDDSWRDDVRTALEYGCDVIAGLHTFLSADEEFVRLADENGCELRDVRKPPEDLTVAEGVADRVDAEVICTVGTDCSVGKMTTTMELARAARDAGYDAAVVPTGQTGIMIEGWGTPVDRVISDFAAGAVEEMILEAGDEHDYLFVEGQGSIFHPAYSGVTCAILHGSMPDRLVICHDPTREVIHGYDSFELPPIEYYVEQYESLADPVSEAEVVAGALNTAGLEGDAARAAIDDYADELGAPATDVVRFDPETVLEAVC
- a CDS encoding SDR family NAD(P)-dependent oxidoreductase; translated protein: MDDPDLSEQTVLVTGSARGVGRAFVLALAECGANAAVHYHTSADEAREVADEARDRGAPEVMTVQGDVTDPESVDGIFSAVEAELGTVDVLVNNVGDFAPRHWEDIDFETWNRVLETNLNGTYLCSKRALPAMREAGYGRIVNVGYASSEKGLTSPKNFPYFVAKSGVIQFTRMLAADTQDDGITVNVISPYVVENSAEFPDELPRDRPASCDDLVQALLFFLEADSDYVSGQNLEIDGGWLPETV
- a CDS encoding fumarylacetoacetate hydrolase family protein, encoding MKYARFRDPAGAVRRGSVEDGQVQFANDTYDLSDDAIDVLPPCEPSKIVCIGRNYADHAAEMGSDLPDRPMLFLKPPNTVASHGDTITVPAGKERIDHEAEIGVVIGEQCRHVSEAEAMDVVAGFTCVDDVSNRDDQQEERNWVRGKAFDGAAPLGPVLATPDEVPADATVQTRVNGDLRQDGSREQLIFSVPELIAEITTFLTLEPGDVIATGTPEGVGPLEDGDDVEIEVEGVGTLEHSVRKP
- a CDS encoding DUF357 domain-containing protein; translation: MAADLEEKTDRYGSLLTEALEAATIAPREGTPMAEAAADCYEMADSYLEDGRHFQQNGDLVNALASFSYGHAWLDAGARIGLFDVPTDGHLFTVE
- the cofC gene encoding 2-phospho-L-lactate guanylyltransferase, whose translation is MEVLVPFAAERPKTRLEPVLSAEERAAFARVMLADVLETVTETGHDPVVLSTAPLEDRAVESERLSREPEVDPRGTIEGIDPQIVIDDRSLSAAVGGRLPGPGDDPVAVVMADLALVTPVSLETLFEPLVGDGPRGESVPDVVIAPGRGGGTNALVVDHPQFSVDYHGASYRDHVRIAREAGATVESVDSYRLGTDVDEPADLVEVVLHGEGQAAAFLDALGFDLETGSGRVTVARDSGPI
- a CDS encoding tubulin/FtsZ family protein, with protein sequence MKLAMIGFGQAGGKIVDRFLDYDDRTNSGIVRAAIAVNSAKADLMGLDRIPQENRVLIGQARVKGHGVGADNELGAEIAEEDIDEVQNAIDQIPTHEVDAFLIVAGMGGGTGSGGAPVLAKHLKRIYTIPVYGLGVLPGTDEGGIYTLNAARSFQTFVREVDNLLVFDNDSWRQTGESVEGGYDQINEEIVRRFGILFGAGEVSGNQDVAESVVDSSEIINTLSGGGVSTVGFASEGVELNSGGGLLSRFTGDDSGGDGLDAANTTNRITSLVRKAALGRLTLPCEIEGTERALLVVAGPSEYLNRKGIERGRKWLEEETGSMEVRGGDYPRQEPEVAATILLSGVTNVPRIKRLQQVAIEAQDNMEDIKAESEENLESLVDDGEDELEPLF
- a CDS encoding FAD-dependent oxidoreductase; the encoded protein is MSEEPRVEIYTKENCSYCDEAKALFDEKGIEYAEYNVTGDEERFEEMVERTGGRKRAPEVFVDDELIGGWDDTSALEETGELDEKLGLVTDGGEDVVEHRKLIIAGTGIAGLTAAIYAGRGDNDPLVIEGDEPGGQLTLTTDVANYPGFPEGISGPELVNNMKEQARKFGADLKNGIVESVDADQRPFRVELTNGDVYTADAIIAASGASARTLGIPGEDELMGYGLSTCATCDGAFFRDEDMLVVGGGDAAMEEATFLTKFADTVYIAHRREEFRAEQYWIDRVHEKVEAGEIEIMKNTELIEIHGSKEEGVDHVTLVRNDKGHPTDRLDDPETEEFDFDVGAVFFAIGHTPNTEYLEGTGVEMDDEGYLRTQGGSGGGQTETDVPGIFGAGDVVDFHYQQAVTAAGMGSKAALDVDEYLEDLERASTSEAEAAAADD
- a CDS encoding metalloregulator ArsR/SmtB family transcription factor gives rise to the protein MDSAALLDLLGNENRRRILRLLARKPCYVTEISEYLGVSPKAVIEHLRKLEEAGLIESRVDDQRRKYFHIARNVRLEVNVSPYGFASKSAYPSNNSFDITTCRHLSLDVTCDDLDDLDELLSTLEDLEQLENELSLAQRWVQGRLCDVLDQFSETVGGGPESRIYADVLSSVRTEPKSIGDLSQDVEVPREIVADVLESMADRGIVRRTERGWELTTSS
- a CDS encoding DUF5802 family protein: MFEVFSRSYYLGRLYVTPTDGDRALMHSDQHELINEEVYATGEGLERLDTPLVMKLESHHFPVHGDESVPANTLAVPTSLLEGTDVRNPPSLQEVFLARRERARQLLEYAGGVTADALGRPADEDDEDDDGWGPGYRAG
- a CDS encoding dipeptide epimerase, coding for MTLSHSFERRSLPLEDQFTIARGTQKTAEVVTVRLEDDDGNVGIGGAGPAAHYGETPATVEAVLPDLLAAVEEVDDRHNLQRIERRMRETVRANPAARTAVSIACHDLVARQLGVPLYRYLGLDPAEALETSYTIAIDDLETMREKTERAVDRGFGTLKVKLGTDRDREIIETIRSVAPDVRLFVDANEAWTPTDAITRIDWLADFDVTLVEQPVPAENPTGMREVFERSSLPIVADESCLTAADVPRIADRCDVVNCKLMKCGGIREAIRLVHAARAHGLEVMGGCMLESNASIAAACHLSPLLDYADLDGALLLADDPFEGVPMPDGEIDLTGLDRPGTGVR